In Deinococcus proteolyticus MRP, a single genomic region encodes these proteins:
- a CDS encoding glutamate synthase subunit beta has product MSKITGFLEQGRVSEPYAPAQERVAYSGEFVRPLDAAQARLQAVRCMDCGIPFCSGGCPVHNIIPDFNNLVYQDDWKDALENLHSTNNFPEFTGRACPAPCEAACVLNISDDPVGIKSIELSIIERGWQEGWVRPEPPAELSGHAVAVVGSGPAGLAAAQQLARAGHRVTVFEKNDRIGGLLRYGIPDFKLEKRHIDRRVEQMEAEGVTFRTGVLVGEWKESSGVVNLSRKVVTPAELRAQFGAVLLAGGAEAPRELELPGRDLAGIHHAMQFLTAHNRNVAGDAVAGAPSAQGKQVVVIGGGDTGSDCIGTSWRQGAAGVTQFIRRPDLPGPDRLLTWPDMPLTAVYSSSHEEGGERAFATVPKEFVGEGGRVTGVRTVQAGLQGGQLAEVPGTERVYPADLVLLAIGFERPVAHLLESFGVAQDRRGHALAGDGEVGGYVTSVPGVFAAGDVRRGASLIVWAIREGRQAARAIDQFLMGESRLPR; this is encoded by the coding sequence ATGAGCAAAATCACCGGATTTCTGGAACAGGGCCGCGTGTCCGAGCCCTACGCCCCGGCTCAGGAGCGCGTCGCCTACAGCGGCGAGTTCGTGCGTCCGCTGGACGCGGCTCAGGCGCGGCTTCAGGCCGTGCGCTGCATGGACTGCGGGATTCCCTTTTGCAGCGGGGGTTGCCCTGTCCACAACATCATCCCCGACTTCAACAATCTGGTGTACCAGGATGACTGGAAAGACGCCCTGGAAAACCTGCATAGCACCAACAATTTCCCCGAGTTCACGGGCCGGGCCTGCCCTGCGCCGTGCGAAGCGGCCTGCGTGCTGAACATCTCGGACGACCCGGTGGGCATCAAATCCATCGAGCTGAGCATCATCGAGCGCGGCTGGCAAGAAGGCTGGGTGCGCCCCGAGCCCCCCGCCGAGCTGAGCGGCCACGCCGTGGCGGTGGTGGGGAGTGGACCGGCCGGCCTGGCCGCCGCCCAGCAGCTGGCGCGCGCCGGGCACCGCGTCACCGTGTTCGAGAAGAATGACCGCATCGGCGGCCTGCTGCGCTACGGTATTCCCGATTTCAAGCTGGAAAAGCGCCACATTGACCGCCGCGTGGAGCAGATGGAGGCCGAGGGTGTCACCTTCCGCACGGGCGTGCTGGTGGGCGAATGGAAAGAGAGCAGCGGCGTGGTGAACCTCAGCCGTAAGGTGGTCACGCCGGCTGAGCTGCGCGCACAGTTCGGGGCCGTGCTGCTGGCCGGCGGCGCCGAAGCGCCCCGCGAGCTGGAGCTGCCAGGCCGCGACCTGGCCGGCATTCACCACGCGATGCAGTTTCTGACCGCCCACAACCGCAACGTGGCCGGTGACGCGGTGGCCGGAGCCCCGTCGGCGCAGGGCAAGCAGGTGGTGGTGATTGGCGGGGGAGACACCGGCAGCGACTGTATCGGCACCAGCTGGCGCCAGGGCGCGGCGGGCGTCACGCAGTTCATCCGCCGCCCGGACCTGCCCGGACCGGACCGGCTGCTCACCTGGCCCGACATGCCGCTCACCGCCGTCTACAGCAGCAGTCACGAGGAGGGCGGCGAGCGGGCTTTCGCGACCGTTCCCAAAGAATTTGTAGGCGAGGGAGGCCGGGTGACGGGGGTACGCACCGTACAGGCCGGGCTGCAGGGAGGGCAGCTGGCAGAAGTGCCCGGCACCGAGCGGGTCTACCCGGCCGACCTGGTGCTGCTTGCCATCGGCTTCGAGCGGCCGGTGGCGCATCTGCTGGAATCGTTCGGGGTGGCGCAGGACCGGCGCGGCCACGCCCTGGCCGGCGACGGCGAAGTGGGCGGCTACGTCACCAGCGTGCCCGGCGTGTTCGCGGCCGGCGACGTGCGGCGCGGCGCTTCCCTGATCGTGTGGGCCATCCGCGAGGGCCGGCAGGCGGCCCGCGCCATCGACCAGTTCCTGATGGGGGAAAGCCGGCTGCCGCGCTAG
- the rpe gene encoding ribulose-phosphate 3-epimerase: MTDAAAARPPVLLSPSLLACDFARLGEELHTLEQAGVPWAHVDVMDGMFVPNISFGLPILAAARRVSPLYMDVHLMIEQPERYLRDFAEAGADGLTVQVESTRHIHRAVGQIRELGKRAGVTLNPGTPLEAIRPVLADVDLVLVMSVNPGFGGQKFIPASVERVREVRRMLDDIGSQADLQVDGGVTAQNARALVDAGATNLVAGSAIFGAEGGAAAGVQAFRDALA, from the coding sequence GTGACCGACGCTGCTGCTGCCCGCCCGCCCGTCCTTCTCTCGCCCAGCCTGCTGGCCTGCGATTTCGCCCGGCTGGGCGAGGAACTGCACACCCTGGAGCAGGCCGGCGTGCCCTGGGCGCATGTGGATGTGATGGACGGAATGTTCGTGCCCAACATCTCCTTCGGGCTGCCGATTCTGGCGGCGGCGCGGCGGGTGTCCCCCCTCTACATGGACGTTCACCTGATGATTGAGCAGCCGGAGCGCTACCTACGCGACTTTGCCGAAGCGGGCGCAGACGGGCTGACCGTGCAGGTCGAAAGCACCCGCCACATTCACCGCGCTGTGGGCCAGATTCGGGAACTCGGCAAGCGGGCGGGCGTCACGCTCAACCCTGGCACGCCGCTGGAAGCCATTCGCCCCGTGCTGGCCGACGTGGACCTGGTGCTGGTGATGAGTGTGAACCCCGGCTTTGGCGGGCAGAAGTTCATCCCCGCGAGCGTGGAACGGGTGCGCGAGGTGCGGCGGATGCTGGACGACATCGGCTCGCAGGCCGACTTGCAGGTGGACGGCGGCGTGACCGCGCAGAATGCCCGTGCCCTGGTAGACGCTGGGGCCACCAACCTCGTGGCAGGCAGCGCCATTTTCGGGGCCGAAGGCGGCGCAGCGGCAGGTGTGCAGGCGTTCCGGGACGCCCTGGCATGA
- a CDS encoding 2-phosphosulfolactate phosphatase, whose translation MSRRLSVSLLPTLLPPQAAGTALVIDVLRATTTATTFLEHGAAAVMFAPDIATAHAARQSVGENVRLAGERGGVRVEGFDLGNSPLDAAAQDWTGHTVVMNTTNGTGAAHLAARHAERVLLACLRNAPAAAARALESDGDISIICAGTDGQVSLDDCFTAGVLVGEFLRLGEFLPNDSAQMTLALLDRWPDPLAALEASRHGQRLLHLGDTRADLADLARDVAFCAELGVSDCVPELREQVADGLVFR comes from the coding sequence ATGAGCCGCCGCCTGAGCGTCAGCCTGCTGCCCACACTGCTCCCGCCGCAAGCTGCAGGGACCGCGCTGGTGATAGACGTGCTGCGGGCCACCACCACCGCCACCACTTTTCTGGAACATGGCGCGGCAGCAGTGATGTTCGCACCTGACATCGCCACAGCGCACGCGGCACGCCAGAGCGTGGGCGAAAATGTGCGGCTGGCGGGCGAGCGCGGCGGCGTGCGGGTAGAGGGCTTCGACCTCGGCAACAGCCCGCTGGACGCGGCGGCGCAGGACTGGACGGGGCACACTGTCGTCATGAACACCACCAACGGCACGGGCGCGGCCCACCTCGCGGCCCGCCACGCCGAGCGGGTGCTGCTGGCCTGCCTGCGGAACGCCCCGGCAGCGGCGGCCCGTGCGCTGGAATCGGACGGCGATATCAGCATCATCTGCGCGGGTACCGATGGGCAGGTCAGCCTGGACGACTGCTTTACGGCGGGCGTGCTGGTGGGTGAGTTTCTGCGCCTGGGCGAGTTCCTGCCTAACGACTCGGCGCAGATGACCCTCGCCCTGCTGGACCGCTGGCCTGACCCTTTGGCCGCACTGGAAGCCAGCCGCCACGGTCAGCGCCTGCTGCACCTGGGCGACACCCGCGCTGACCTGGCCGACCTCGCCCGCGACGTGGCCTTTTGCGCCGAGCTGGGCGTGAGCGACTGCGTGCCCGAGTTGCGTGAGCAGGTGGCAGACGGTCTGGTGTTTCGCTAA
- the nspC gene encoding carboxynorspermidine decarboxylase produces MTELPADLTLPEVTDPASVDWQSIPSPAFVLDESRLRRNLALISYVQEKSGAQIIVAFKGFSMWSTFPILREYGITGATASSLNEVILADEEMQGEVHAYAPAYSEEDFPEILRRSDHIVFNSVQQWERFAEQVEATRQEGRTIHAGIRVNPEYAEVETDLYNPAGPFSRLGVTRREFPDTLPAGIDGLHFHTLCEKDSDTLERTLEVLEEKFGEFLASEQIKWVNFGGGHLMTREGYDIERLIRVVRAFREKWNVHVILEPGSAFGWQTGWLVSSVLDVVHNVKDAVLLDVSVSAHMPDVLEMPYRPRILGAGDPPSDDHREAEDVPAGHPYIIGGTTCLAGDVVGEYVFPQPLKVGSRVVFDDMIHYTMVKTTFFNGVKHPDIGILHADGSYERVKVFGYEEFKAKLS; encoded by the coding sequence ATGACCGAGCTGCCTGCCGACCTCACCCTGCCCGAAGTGACCGACCCCGCCAGCGTGGACTGGCAGAGCATTCCCAGCCCCGCCTTCGTGCTGGACGAAAGCAGATTGCGCCGCAACCTGGCGCTGATTTCCTACGTGCAGGAGAAAAGCGGCGCACAGATTATCGTGGCGTTCAAGGGCTTTTCCATGTGGAGCACTTTTCCCATACTGCGCGAGTACGGCATCACCGGAGCTACCGCCAGCAGCCTCAACGAAGTGATTCTGGCCGACGAGGAGATGCAGGGAGAGGTCCACGCCTACGCTCCTGCCTACTCGGAGGAGGACTTTCCCGAAATCCTGCGCCGCTCGGACCACATCGTGTTCAACTCTGTGCAGCAGTGGGAGCGCTTCGCGGAGCAAGTGGAGGCGACCCGCCAGGAAGGCCGCACCATCCACGCCGGCATCCGCGTGAACCCCGAGTACGCCGAAGTCGAAACCGACCTGTACAACCCCGCTGGTCCCTTCTCGCGCCTCGGCGTGACCCGCCGCGAGTTCCCGGACACCCTGCCCGCCGGCATTGACGGGCTGCACTTTCATACGCTGTGCGAGAAAGACTCCGACACGCTGGAGCGCACGCTGGAAGTGCTGGAAGAAAAATTCGGTGAGTTTTTGGCCTCCGAGCAAATCAAATGGGTCAACTTCGGCGGCGGCCACCTGATGACCCGCGAGGGCTACGACATCGAGCGCCTGATTCGGGTGGTGCGGGCGTTCCGCGAGAAATGGAACGTGCATGTGATTCTGGAACCGGGCAGCGCTTTCGGCTGGCAGACGGGCTGGCTGGTGAGCAGCGTGCTGGACGTGGTCCACAACGTGAAAGACGCGGTGCTGCTGGACGTGTCGGTCTCGGCCCACATGCCCGACGTGCTGGAAATGCCCTACCGCCCCCGCATCCTTGGCGCGGGTGACCCGCCCAGCGACGACCACCGCGAGGCCGAGGACGTGCCCGCAGGTCATCCCTACATCATCGGCGGCACCACTTGCCTGGCGGGCGACGTGGTGGGCGAATATGTCTTCCCGCAGCCGCTGAAGGTCGGCAGCCGTGTCGTGTTCGACGACATGATTCACTACACGATGGTCAAGACCACCTTTTTCAACGGGGTCAAGCATCCCGACATCGGCATCCTGCACGCGGACGGCAGCTACGAGCGGGTGAAGGTCTTTGGGTACGAAGAGTTCAAAGCCAAGTTGAGCTGA
- a CDS encoding MGMT family protein: MPRNPEFRRRILELVAQIPRGKVMTYGQLALLAGQPGAARQAGYVMNSLQGTEHGLPWQRVVNAQGRVSTGKIGLGDLQLALLINDGVEFDSSGRLDLAARQWWPPETPQAASASLFTE; this comes from the coding sequence ATGCCCCGCAACCCCGAATTCCGCCGCCGCATCTTGGAACTGGTGGCCCAGATTCCCAGAGGCAAAGTGATGACCTACGGCCAGCTCGCGCTGCTGGCGGGGCAGCCTGGGGCAGCGCGGCAGGCGGGGTATGTCATGAACAGCTTGCAGGGCACCGAGCACGGCCTGCCCTGGCAGCGGGTGGTGAACGCGCAGGGCCGCGTCAGCACCGGCAAAATCGGCCTGGGCGACCTGCAACTGGCCCTGCTCATCAATGACGGGGTGGAATTCGACAGCAGCGGGCGGCTGGACCTCGCAGCGCGGCAGTGGTGGCCGCCAGAAACCCCCCAGGCCGCCTCGGCCTCTCTGTTCACCGAATAA